A genome region from Drosophila simulans strain w501 chromosome 2R, Prin_Dsim_3.1, whole genome shotgun sequence includes the following:
- the LOC6734239 gene encoding eukaryotic translation initiation factor 4 gamma 2: MQQRDPDPQKTGKPTKTPRVAHSVPPKHAPISPPSRSRKASTIPLSTYDAAPLLHSYDDSPQRWSGVTNGHQAGVIIDQFRGGKAIIIEGGTSTGDTKSIGGGSDLRLVITANPSEIERNYEQPTNRGGGGGGGVIGVSCGGQTPPTPSVGKTLLNTSPNLLPITTATDTFNNLKNLVKIDKGSSPSSGSNSLGGNYRKGGSNGSGYKSAGGNGGSPAISGNSEGGRNGSRSSGGPTGHFSTGYSKNSVKIRQHDSEVSPRPRRSYQGDSSSSRYYPKNSDILGQGLGGNSESYNGSSSSGRYQQQDQQGGSHRGSRNNYHSNSDGSYNRSINSNSVGGGGSGAVGSGSGGSNYRSARNYENGNGSNGPQPRYGSGNGNGNSSNSNSSSGYNGSAASSTNSKSSYGASRGGNDGGVSSGYNSNYRDNYEDSPSHQRYNNTNSLERNGGGGLGAGASGGPRSYGRSDADRYGGTPSSRTPNLRNGNASAQISGSTSNSSNISLNSGSASTAGGGTPHSQQHQERSQAGKASTPPPITGRWIPPSLRPQHGLTQSEKNDAVFRRVRGILNKLTPEKFQELSDELLKLDLNSIAILNGVILLIFEKALDEPKYSSMYAQLCKRLSEEAPSFDKEPSNLCTFLRLLLAVCRDKFNNRLKRDENDNRPPPENEADEEERRHLAKQRMLGNIKFIGELNKLDMLSTNVLHQCIMELFDKKKKRTAGAQEMCEDMECLAQLLKTCGKNLDSEQSKELMNQYFEKLERRLKSSEYPPRIRFMLKDVIELRQNNWVPRKLGTTEGPVPIKQIRSDDDSIIRTPFPNRNRDMRNNDRDSDSWMNRFHLNIQPGGYNDMFSGLSVTGASPIVSPFATSNRDRDRDNRQYNNRGDRNRDRDQGGSGGANYGNRYNKHNQNGGGSGGGSSNNRDRDDSRRNNDRDRDRNEGQYGGNQLLGSKELAPRFKRNLITTNQDAVENLQMRPAANSLLFRAASQNQKFPATLPMSTPPNSNNQGSTQGKDQGQLSNSHYPMLGTPTSHLINPTRPSSTPSAEYADNRTLLGVQQERGLKATSSSPNFSSGAEKLDLDGQAGRKGSHDGKDQGKNGSVERPSTPAGGVGSAKQQKKDKGPNKEELSKKASQYFKDSFYYDEEEDAEVTEIEVKDIDDAKKEEADAAPVEDSEVKEDAATPVATPDRFAKLVDGFLELKLPEKVLKDVCINLLMEVLDRVNDVFLERAVRLLQTLRKQSNIKPNIVVEIFKQVVNKMNEREALNPRIVSLVASVLAKTICEPALLKLSDIANFTDNGQHYPLFLLVLQQLVKIIGKDALEEKFRASKVDLMNSLPEADRNKERLAGILEDRKLSFLYPLLKVQAEMLKQLQSDPNPNNFYKWIKANVDNKYYKDPGFIQALMTVVVKYVTKETTLADNLDPKEHPEKSVTQKEQQLLENYSQMLQTFLGQNELQLIALYALQTFCYNENFPKGMLCRWFKYLYESEIIEEEAFVLWKEEISDKYPGKGSALFQVNAWLTWLQEAESEDDED, encoded by the exons ATGCAGCAGAGG GATCCAGATCCCCAGAAAACGGGGAAACCAACCAAGACGCCAAGAGTAGCCCACTCCGTGCCACCCAAGCACGCACCCATTTCGCCCCCGAGTCGATCAAGAAAAGCATCCACCATTCCTCTATCAACGTACGACGCCGCTCCCCTTTTGCACTCTTACGACGACAGTCCGCAGCGTTGGTCCGGAGTCACCAACGGGCACCAGGCAGGCGTCATCATAGATCAGTTTCGGGGCGGTAAAGCGATCATCATTGAGGGAGGCACCAGCACCGGTGATACGAAGAGcatcggcggcggcagcgatTTACGACTGGTAATAACGGCCAATCCCAGCGAGATCGAGCGCAATTACGAGCAGCCAACCAATCGCGGTggtggcggaggcggcggcgtTATCGGCGTCAGCTGCGGTGGCCAAACCCCACCGACACCCTCGGTCGGCAAAACCCTGCTCAACACCAGTCCCAATCTTCTGCCGATCACCACAGCGACCGATACGTTTAACAACCTTAAGAATCTGGTGAAGATCGACAAGGGCTCCTCGCCATCGTCAGGATCGAATTCGCTTGGCGGCAATTACCGCAAGGGCGGCTCTAACGGCTCAGGATACAAGAGCGCCGGCGGCAACGGAGGATCTCCGGCCATAAGCGGCAACAGCGAGGGCGGCAGGAACGGCAGCCGATCATCTGGTGGACCGACCGGACACTTTTCCACTGGCTATAGCAAGAATTCCGTCAAAATTCGCCAACACGACAGTGAGGTGAGCCCAAGACCTCGACGATCTTACCAGGGTGACTCGTCGTCGTCGCGTTACTATCCAAAGAATAGTGACATTTTGGGTCAAGGCTTAGGCGGCAACTCCGAAAGCTACAACGGCAGTTCCTCCTCTGGTAGATaccagcagcaggatcagcaaGGCGGTTCGCATCGTGGTAGTCGCAACAACTATCACTCAAACTCCGATGGCAGCTACAATCGATCAATAAACTCAAACTCCGTGGGAGGAGGAGGGTCTGGGGCAGTCGGCTCTGGAAGCGGTGGCAGCAATTATCGCTCCGCCCGCAACTACGAGAACGGCAATGGGAGCAACGGCCCACAGCCACGTTACGGCAGCGGCAACGGgaacggcaacagcagcaactccaaCTCCTCATCCGGTTACAACGGATCTGCAGCGAGCTCAACCAACAGCAAGTCGTCGTATGGGGCTTCGCGCGGTGGCAACGATGGAGGCGTGAGTAGCGGATACAACAGCAACTACCGCGACAACTACGAGGATTCACCATCGCACCAGCGctacaacaacaccaacagccTAGAGCGAAACGGAGGAGGCGGATTAGGGGCAGGAGCGAGCGGAGGACCCCGCAGCTACGGCAGGTCTGACGCAGATCGTTACGGGGGAACCCCATCCAGTCGCACACCCAATCTTCGCAACGGGAATGCGTCTGCTCAGATCTCTGGCTCCACTTCCAATTCTTCTAACATTTCTCTGAACTCTGGATCAGCGTCGACCGCAGGAGGAGGCACTCCTCATTCTCAACAGCACCAGGAACGATCCCAGGCTGGCAAGGCAAGCACACCGCCACCGATCACCGGACGCTGGATACCACCATCGTTGCGCCCACAGCATGGACTCACCCAAAGCGAAAAGAACGACGCCGTCTTCCGGCGTGTGAGGGGTATTTTGAACAAACTAACGCCCGAGAAGTTCCAGGAACTGAGCGATGAACTGTTGAAGCTGGATCTTAACTCGATTGCCATTTTGAACGGCGTGATTTTGCTGATATTCGAAAAGGCATTAGACGAGCCGAAGTACTCGTCTATGTATGCGCAGCTGTGCAAGCGACTTTCCGAGGAAGCCCCGTCATTCGACAAGGAACCAAGCAATTTGTGCACCTTCTTACGCCTGCTGCTTGCGGTCTGCCGCGACAAGTTCAACAACCGACTCAAGCGCGACGAGAACGACAACAGACCTCCGCCCGAAAATGAGGCCGACGAGGAGGAGCGCCGCCATTTGGCCAAACAGCGCATGCTCGGCAACATCAAGTTCATCGGAGAGCTCAACAAGCTGGACATGCTGTCGACGAACGTGCTGCATCAGTGCATCATGGAGCTATTtgacaagaagaagaagcgtaCGGCCGGTGCGCAGGAAATGTGCGAGGACATGGAATGCCTGGCTCAACTGCTCAAGACTTGCGGCAAGAATCTGGATTCAGAACAGAGCAAAGAGCTGATGAACCAGTACTTCGAGAAGCTTGAACGTCGGTTAAAATCATCTGAATATCCTCCGCGGATACGTTTCATGCTAAAGGACGTCATTGAGTTGCGCCAGAACAATTGGGTGCCACGCAAACTGGGCACCACCGAAGGCCCCGTCCCCATAAAGCAAATACGCTCGGATGACGACTCAATCATACGCACCCCGTTCCCCAATCGCAACCGTGATATGCGCAACAATGATCGCGACTCGGACAGCTGGATGAATCGTTTCCATCTGAATATCCAGCCTGGCGGCTACAATGACATGTTTAGCGGACTGAGTGTTACGGGAGCTTCTCCGATTGTCTCGCC GTTCGCTACGAGCAATCGTGACCGAGACCGCGACAATCGCCAGTACAACAACCGAGGCGATCGCAACAGGGATCGCGACCAGGGCGGTAGCGGCGGAGCTAACTATGGCAATCGCTACAACAAGCACAACCAGAATGGAGGAGGCAGTGGCGGAGGATCCTCCAACAACCGGGACCGGGATGATTCGCGTAGGAATAACGATCGCGACAGGGATCGCAATGAAGGACAGTATGGGGGCAATCAGCTGCTGGGTAGTAAGGAATTGGCACCGAGGTTCAAACGCAACTTGATCACCACGAACCAGGATGCGGTGGAGAACTTGCAAATGCGCCCGGCAGCCAACTCCTTGCTCTTCCGAGCGGCCTCCCAGAACCAGAAGTTTCCGGCCACGTTGCCCATGTCAACACCACCCAATAGCAACAATCAAGGCAGCACGCAGGGCAAGGATCAGGGCCAGCTCTCGAACTCCCACTACCCTATGCTCGGCACGCCCACATCCCATCTGATCAATCCAACGCGTCCCTCGTCAACACCGTCTGCTGAATATGCTGATAACCGAACTCTTCTGGGAGTGCAACAGGAGAGGGGCTTGAAGGCCACCTCTTCTTCGCCGAACTTTTCATCAGGAGCGGAGAAGTTGGATTTAGACGGTCAGGCGGGCAGAAAGGGATCGCATGACGGCAAAGATCAGGGCAAGAATGGCTCGGTGGAGAGACCAAGCACTCCGGCCGGCGGTGTTGGCTCGGCCAAGCAGCAAAAGAAAGATAAGGGTCCCAACAAGGAGGAGCTGTCTAAGAAGGCCAGTCAGTACTTCAAGGATAGTTTCTACTACGACGAGGAAGAGGATGCTGAGGTGACGGAAATTGAGGTCAAGGATATTGATGACGCAAAGAAGGAGGAGGCCGACGCTGCTCCAGTTGAAGACTCGGAGGTAAAGGAAGATGCTGCAACACCTGTGGCCACTCCAGATCGCTTCGCCAAGCTTGTAGATGGTTTCCTCGAGCTGAAGCTGCCAGAGAAGGTGCTGAAGGATGTGTGCATTAATCTGCTGATGGAGGTCTTGGACCGTGTAAACGATGTCTTCCTGGAGCGTGCTGTGCGACTTCTGCAGACATTGCGCAAGCAATCCAATATCAAGCCGAACATCGTGGTCGAGATATTCAAGCAGGTGGTCAACAAGATGAACGAGCGAGAGGCACTCAATCCCCGAATCGTTAGTCTTGTAGCCAGTGTGCTGGCAAAGACTATTTGCGAGCCGGCATTGCTGAAGCTAAGCGATATCGCCAACTTCACGGACAATGGTCAACACTATCCGCTGTTCCTGCTCGTGTTGCAGCAACTGGTCAAGATCATCGGCAAGGATGCGCTGGAGGAGAAATTCAGGGCGAGCAAAGTGGATCTTATGAACAGCCTGCCGGAGGCGGATCGCAACAAGGAGCGCCTGGCCGGGATACTCGAGGATCGCAAGCTTTCTTTCCTTTATCCGCTACTAAAGGTGCAGGCCGAGATGCTGAAACAGCTGCAAAGCGACCCGAACCCCAACAACTTCTACAAGTGGATCAAGGCCAACGTTGACAACAAATACTACAAGGACCCGGGCTTTATCCAAGCCCTAATGACTGTGGTGGTCAAGTATGTGACCAAGGAGACGACACTGGCGGACAACCTCGACCCCAAGGAGCACCCTGAGAAATCTGTGACCCAGAAGGAGCAACAGCTGCTTGAGAACTACAGTCAGATGCTGCAGACCTTCCTGGGACAGAACGAGCTTCAGTTGATAGCTCTCTATGCTCTGCAAACGTTTTGCTACAATGAAAATTTCCCCAAGG GCATGCTGTGCCGTTGGTTCAAGTATCTTTACGAATCTGAAATTATCGAGGAGGAGGCATTCGTCCTGTGGAAGGAGGAGATTTCCGACAAATATCCAGGCAAAGGATCCGCTTTGTTCCAAGTGAACGCCTGGTTGACTTGGCTGCAGGAGGCCGAATCTGAGGACGATGAGGATTAG
- the LOC6734240 gene encoding uncharacterized protein LOC6734240 yields MMESVAADVVPAKESGGFTSHCVHLSAGPSQFTVRALKMQGSTMLIINPKGSEVFEELAVAMPSRNPASSQSVSSTILGGHGQTDSSVLAAKLSKRYCRQFYVSLNLKLDRLMGPLFEKTLVTYMQDHLEHFA; encoded by the coding sequence ATGATGGAGAgcgttgctgctgatgttgtgcctGCAAAGGAGTCTGGTGGTTTTACCTCACATTGCGTCCACTTGTCGGCGGGTCCCTCGCAATTCACCGTGCGCGCCCTGAAAATGCAAGGCAGCACCATGCTGATCATAAACCCCAAGGGATCCGAGGTTTTCGAGGAGCTAGCGGTGGCCATGCCCTCTCGCAATCCCGCCAGCAGCCAGTCCGTGTCCTCCACAATCCTGGGCGGACACGGGCAGACCGACTCATCTGTTCTGGCCGCCAAATTGAGTAAACGCTACTGCCGCCAGTTTTACGTGAGCCTCAATCTCAAACTGGATCGATTAATGGGCCCTCTGTTCGAGAAGACGCTAGTCACCTACATGCAAGACCATCTGGAGCACTTCGCTTGA